One genomic region from Tautonia marina encodes:
- a CDS encoding SprT family zinc-dependent metalloprotease, which translates to MDLEQLHDIARQQLNRHGLLGWSFGLSKTKRRLGACKYQKKRIEIAEYYARHSPAETVLDTLLHEIAHAIAGPGAGHGPAWKAVARQLGATPRSCETSNAVVVEPGDWQATCPSCQNTAHLYRRPKSLSGYRCKCAARSPLTFEYKGDPARRPVVPLTTQDAARWESTCGGCGARYVRIRRPRQGVYRCRCSHGHVLVWRARSPE; encoded by the coding sequence ATGGATCTGGAGCAACTGCACGACATTGCCCGCCAGCAACTGAACCGGCACGGTCTTCTCGGCTGGAGCTTCGGGCTGTCGAAAACGAAGCGCCGTCTGGGTGCGTGCAAGTACCAGAAAAAACGCATTGAGATTGCCGAATACTACGCCCGGCACAGCCCGGCCGAGACGGTACTTGACACACTCTTGCACGAGATTGCCCATGCGATTGCCGGTCCTGGTGCCGGCCACGGCCCGGCCTGGAAAGCCGTGGCGAGGCAGCTCGGAGCAACTCCCCGATCCTGTGAGACCTCAAACGCGGTCGTGGTGGAACCGGGCGACTGGCAGGCCACCTGTCCCTCGTGCCAAAACACCGCCCATCTCTATCGACGACCGAAGAGCCTCAGCGGATACCGTTGCAAATGCGCAGCCCGATCGCCCCTCACCTTCGAGTACAAAGGTGATCCCGCTCGAAGGCCCGTCGTTCCGCTGACCACTCAGGACGCGGCGCGGTGGGAATCGACATGCGGCGGCTGCGGAGCCCGGTACGTCCGCATTCGACGACCGAGGCAAGGGGTCTATCGGTGTCGATGCTCCCACGGCCACGTGCTCGTCTGGCGAGCCCGGTCTCCAGAGTGA
- a CDS encoding RNA recognition motif domain-containing protein, whose protein sequence is MGKKLYVGNLTYSVNSSDLEQLFSQFGTVQSAQVIEDRETGRSKGFGFVEMDTEAEAQAAIDGLNDREHDGRRLTVNEAKPREDRGGGGGYGRGRSGGGGGYGGGGYGGGGGRRY, encoded by the coding sequence GTGGGCAAGAAACTCTACGTCGGCAACCTGACCTACTCGGTCAACAGTTCAGACCTGGAGCAGTTGTTCTCGCAGTTTGGCACCGTCCAGAGTGCGCAGGTCATCGAGGACCGGGAGACGGGCCGTAGCAAGGGCTTCGGCTTCGTCGAGATGGATACCGAGGCCGAGGCTCAGGCCGCCATCGACGGCTTGAATGACCGCGAACATGACGGTCGGCGTTTGACCGTGAACGAGGCCAAGCCCCGAGAAGACCGGGGTGGTGGCGGTGGCTACGGCCGGGGTCGAAGTGGCGGCGGTGGCGGTTATGGCGGAGGGGGTTACGGCGGCGGTGGCGGCCGACGTTATTAA
- a CDS encoding universal stress protein codes for MKPIQKILVPLEHEVESPNAVDRAIRLAKHFQASITLLGVVQELPWYARIALHDAEQVDHAVVEDSRRRVERLAGTVSVEGIRVETRVVHGRPALESVREAIRGGHDLLLKDAATSKEGAFHSADRQILRNCPCAVWLSRSDRPHAPVGKERMLALVDPAPLGSSPASSADRESVSTTILDLAVQLVEAEQAELIVAHVWDATAQGILRNCGYTEDQIDTYVNNVRSGVSRTLERLLEPYQGRIDPDAVQLLRGMPNTVIPEFVDEQKIDLIVMGTMARSGVAGMLIGNTAESLLSQADCSILAVKPEGFVSPIHANTAPESNFKE; via the coding sequence ATGAAACCGATTCAAAAAATTCTTGTGCCCTTGGAGCATGAGGTCGAGTCTCCCAACGCCGTCGATCGCGCGATCCGGCTGGCGAAGCATTTTCAGGCCTCGATCACGTTGCTCGGCGTCGTCCAGGAGTTGCCCTGGTACGCTCGGATTGCCCTGCATGATGCGGAGCAAGTGGACCACGCGGTTGTTGAGGATTCGAGACGGCGAGTTGAACGTCTTGCCGGGACAGTCTCGGTCGAAGGGATTCGGGTGGAGACACGGGTGGTTCATGGTCGGCCCGCCCTTGAGAGTGTCCGAGAGGCAATCCGAGGTGGTCACGACCTTCTTCTGAAGGATGCGGCTACGTCCAAGGAGGGGGCGTTTCATTCGGCAGACCGACAGATCCTGCGCAACTGTCCTTGTGCGGTCTGGCTCTCCCGGTCCGATCGCCCGCACGCCCCCGTAGGGAAGGAACGCATGTTGGCGCTCGTGGATCCCGCTCCCTTGGGGAGTTCTCCCGCGTCGTCCGCGGATCGTGAATCGGTCAGCACAACAATTCTCGACCTCGCGGTGCAACTGGTCGAGGCCGAGCAGGCGGAGCTGATCGTTGCGCATGTCTGGGATGCGACGGCACAGGGGATCTTGCGCAATTGCGGATACACCGAAGATCAAATCGACACCTATGTGAACAACGTCCGATCTGGAGTCTCCCGGACACTCGAACGACTTCTTGAGCCGTACCAGGGGCGCATTGATCCGGACGCGGTTCAATTGCTTCGGGGCATGCCGAACACGGTCATTCCCGAGTTTGTGGACGAGCAAAAGATCGACCTGATCGTCATGGGCACGATGGCTCGATCGGGAGTCGCGGGAATGCTGATCGGCAACACGGCCGAGTCGCTCCTGAGCCAGGCAGATTGCTCGATTCTGGCCGTGAAACCTGAAGGCTTCGTTTCGCCGATTCACGCAAACACCGCTCCTGAATCGAATTTCAAGGAGTAA
- a CDS encoding NUDIX domain-containing protein has product MAPDRAADSRDTRAEPSDKAFENPWTTLSGTVHYENPWIAVREDQVLRPDGAPGIYGVVHFKNRAIGVLPVEEDGSLWLVGQYRYPLDAYSWEIPEGGCPPGESPEETARRELVEETGLTAGHWEFLGTMHLSNSVSDEVGYLYRATQLTLGRNQPEPTEQLQVRRISWEDARAMLDRGEITDSMSMVALLKEALRRL; this is encoded by the coding sequence TTGGCGCCTGATCGAGCTGCCGATTCCCGAGACACCCGGGCCGAACCATCAGACAAAGCGTTCGAGAACCCCTGGACAACCCTTTCCGGAACGGTTCACTACGAGAATCCCTGGATTGCGGTTCGGGAAGATCAAGTCCTTCGGCCCGACGGGGCTCCCGGCATTTATGGAGTTGTTCACTTCAAGAATCGCGCCATTGGTGTGCTACCGGTGGAGGAGGATGGATCCCTCTGGCTCGTGGGGCAGTACCGTTATCCGCTCGATGCGTATTCCTGGGAGATTCCCGAAGGCGGATGCCCGCCCGGTGAGTCTCCCGAGGAAACCGCTCGTCGAGAATTGGTCGAGGAAACGGGACTGACCGCCGGACACTGGGAATTCCTCGGGACGATGCACCTGTCCAACTCTGTTAGTGATGAGGTGGGATATCTGTATCGGGCCACTCAGTTGACACTTGGCAGGAACCAGCCCGAACCGACCGAACAACTTCAAGTGCGTCGGATTTCCTGGGAAGATGCGCGTGCGATGCTTGATCGAGGGGAAATCACCGATTCGATGAGCATGGTCGCCTTGCTGAAGGAGGCCCTTCGCCGTCTCTGA